A single window of Leptospira koniambonensis DNA harbors:
- a CDS encoding transposase, producing the protein MELGYFYLFNTRNPNRGPPFLQSRTAPSIRNTENINLFPTPLPKHYNPALNTDYFTEITKKILNDFYPKHCPTPECNNRILDKEISTRPDLIRCPQCRYLTSRLSYTPLHHFKLPIWMFGYILYESLIQYPKVVTATELSKRLRIGYNAASLLKRRFQLFASNQLPKYKKLTYEALNDQFKDFLLPPNENRDITKIMAKKPYTCVDTVVLYSAGERASQGRKRYRHSGQTASIYLSEKLGGRQVGTLVQTIAIKQGPVFFSSVSNQKADTLGPLIKEHLPTCTPLFTDQGYPWLWGIYKNHRSVNHSARSKDNRFRFARNRWSKNGVHNQVAEGNHRVLKTAFAAYGYIKPKYSQMYLNEFSFIKNANVFGLDVLVECDGDDANEGMRCRDRDAFAVNPRAGMKEAVRIERKGFLPQHIIQKFA; encoded by the coding sequence TTGGAGCTAGGTTATTTTTACCTATTTAATACACGTAATCCGAACCGAGGACCACCTTTCCTCCAATCCAGAACCGCCCCTTCCATTAGAAATACCGAAAATATAAACCTCTTCCCAACACCCCTACCTAAACACTACAACCCAGCACTAAACACTGATTACTTCACGGAAATAACCAAGAAGATACTTAATGACTTCTACCCAAAACACTGTCCTACTCCTGAATGTAACAATAGAATCTTAGATAAGGAAATCTCAACAAGACCAGATCTAATTAGATGTCCTCAATGTAGATATCTAACATCAAGACTAAGTTACACTCCCCTTCATCATTTCAAACTTCCAATATGGATGTTCGGATATATCCTTTATGAATCACTAATACAATACCCAAAGGTAGTAACAGCAACAGAACTAAGTAAGAGGCTAAGAATAGGATATAATGCAGCCAGCTTACTAAAGAGAAGATTCCAACTCTTTGCATCAAACCAATTACCAAAGTATAAGAAGCTAACCTACGAGGCTCTAAATGATCAGTTCAAGGACTTCCTACTCCCTCCAAATGAGAATAGAGACATTACTAAGATCATGGCAAAGAAGCCTTATACTTGCGTAGACACTGTTGTATTATATTCAGCAGGTGAAAGAGCGAGCCAAGGTAGGAAACGTTACAGACATAGTGGACAAACCGCTTCTATATACCTTTCAGAGAAATTAGGAGGGAGACAAGTCGGAACTCTCGTCCAAACTATAGCAATAAAACAAGGACCAGTATTCTTCTCATCAGTATCTAATCAGAAAGCGGATACGCTTGGACCTCTAATCAAAGAACATCTCCCTACTTGCACTCCCCTTTTTACAGACCAAGGATACCCATGGCTTTGGGGAATATACAAGAACCACAGATCAGTAAATCACTCTGCAAGATCAAAGGACAATAGATTCAGATTCGCTCGAAATCGTTGGTCGAAGAATGGAGTCCACAATCAAGTAGCAGAAGGAAACCATAGAGTTTTAAAAACTGCTTTTGCTGCTTACGGATATATCAAGCCTAAATATTCCCAAATGTATCTGAATGAGTTTAGCTTCATTAAGAATGCTAACGTATTCGGACTGGATGTGCTGGTTGAATGTGATGGTGATGATGCCAACGAAGGAATGAGGTGTAGAGATAGGGATGCTTTTGCTGTCAATCCGAGAGCCGGGATGAAGGAGGCGGTTCGGATTGAGAGGAAAGGATTTTTACCTCAACACATCATTCAGAAGTTTGCCTAA
- a CDS encoding flagellar hook-basal body protein, protein MLRGMYTGSNGMIVQQTRMDVISNNLANVDKTAFKRDTTLFKTFPELLIHRFSEDGVGKVPMGSFDTAPVVGKLGLGAEVNEIYTRFEQGAVKKTDNPFDMMLQDRPGTEHPAFFSILTNRGERLSRSGAFVLDTNGYLVTPQGFPLMGENGPIKVARGNFLVKENGEVWINGEIGNDPRNSVGADKNRFETPVLLDRIKIRTVENPRHLDKEGDSFYNDTPESGEPRPFLLEEEPNLLQGYLEASNVSVVTEMVEMIEVNRSYEANQKTVQTQDQMLGKLLNDVLR, encoded by the coding sequence ATGTTAAGAGGAATGTACACCGGATCCAATGGGATGATCGTGCAGCAGACGCGCATGGATGTGATCTCCAATAATCTTGCAAACGTGGACAAGACTGCTTTCAAAAGAGACACAACGTTGTTCAAAACTTTCCCTGAACTTTTGATCCATAGATTCAGCGAGGACGGCGTGGGCAAGGTGCCTATGGGCTCGTTTGATACTGCTCCAGTGGTCGGCAAACTAGGATTAGGCGCCGAGGTGAATGAAATTTATACAAGATTCGAGCAAGGTGCTGTGAAGAAGACAGACAATCCTTTCGACATGATGTTGCAAGATAGGCCCGGCACTGAACATCCTGCATTTTTTAGCATTCTGACCAATAGAGGGGAAAGACTTTCACGTTCAGGTGCATTCGTTTTGGATACGAATGGTTACCTCGTGACTCCTCAAGGTTTTCCTTTAATGGGTGAAAATGGCCCGATCAAAGTTGCTCGTGGTAATTTTTTGGTGAAAGAGAACGGAGAAGTTTGGATCAACGGTGAGATCGGTAACGATCCTCGTAATTCTGTCGGAGCAGATAAGAATAGATTTGAAACTCCTGTTCTTTTAGATCGTATCAAGATCCGCACTGTTGAAAATCCTCGTCACTTGGATAAAGAAGGGGACTCTTTTTATAATGATACTCCTGAATCGGGCGAACCAAGACCATTTCTTTTAGAAGAAGAACCAAATCTTCTCCAAGGTTATTTAGAAGCTTCTAATGTAAGTGTCGTGACTGAAATGGTAGAGATGATCGAAGTTAACCGCTCTTACGAGGCGAATCAGAAAACTGTTCAAACTCAGGATCAGATGTTAGGCAAACTTCTGAATGATGTGTTGAGGTAA
- a CDS encoding ATP-grasp domain-containing protein, whose translation MKKKGYFLSLGAGKNQVPLISAARALGLEVAAVDKNDKAPGFALASMRIIESTFEYRRILRAVAENPLPTPIIGVGTRSFGKATYSTAYLAEKLKLKYASTQSVLKFSDKQILKETLAPKGIRVPREIPSSEIKAKSKTFPYPWILKPSQGSGKSGIQLVGSDSDLKSLTNILSPKKQPKSKTTANSPHPETWLLEEYIPGPEYTVLGLVEGSEFHLVNISLKETSSFPPFLEAAHRLPFPKSELEGEIKMLCRAIVKATGLKNCPFVAEFRSDENGDLVLIEAAPEVGGEYLADVLVPGYSGYDYFTNLVKLLVGEPITPPPSSLEIPKRLKSQVRFDIPPRGVSVLKSWEDFPTNSGETILFNQNLKEPGTKLDTSLGNETRTRVLCLRSKVSSSEEEWNGSVKNRLKAEYEAR comes from the coding sequence ATGAAGAAAAAAGGGTATTTTCTCTCCTTAGGAGCCGGTAAAAACCAGGTACCCTTAATCTCTGCCGCGAGAGCCTTAGGCTTAGAAGTAGCCGCAGTAGATAAAAACGATAAGGCCCCTGGCTTTGCCTTGGCGAGCATGAGGATCATAGAGTCCACCTTCGAATATAGAAGGATCTTAAGAGCTGTCGCCGAAAACCCATTGCCCACTCCAATTATCGGAGTAGGAACAAGATCCTTTGGCAAAGCCACTTATAGCACAGCCTATCTTGCAGAAAAATTAAAACTAAAATATGCAAGCACACAATCTGTATTAAAATTTTCTGATAAACAAATTTTGAAAGAAACCCTGGCTCCAAAAGGGATCAGAGTTCCAAGAGAGATCCCTTCTTCTGAGATCAAAGCAAAGTCTAAAACTTTTCCTTATCCTTGGATCTTAAAACCAAGCCAAGGCAGCGGCAAATCAGGGATCCAACTCGTGGGATCCGATTCTGATCTGAAATCACTTACAAATATATTATCTCCTAAAAAACAGCCCAAATCAAAAACTACTGCAAATTCTCCTCATCCTGAAACCTGGCTTTTGGAAGAGTATATTCCAGGTCCCGAATATACTGTTTTGGGATTGGTAGAAGGTTCTGAATTTCATTTAGTAAATATTTCCTTAAAGGAAACTTCTTCTTTTCCTCCTTTTTTAGAAGCAGCTCATAGACTTCCCTTCCCTAAATCTGAATTGGAAGGCGAGATCAAAATGTTATGCAGAGCAATCGTAAAGGCTACTGGTCTGAAAAACTGCCCTTTTGTGGCGGAGTTTAGATCGGACGAAAATGGAGATCTTGTTTTGATCGAAGCCGCTCCAGAAGTAGGCGGAGAATACTTGGCAGATGTTCTGGTTCCTGGTTACTCAGGTTACGATTATTTCACGAATCTGGTAAAACTTTTGGTGGGAGAACCAATCACTCCTCCTCCTTCTAGTTTAGAAATTCCTAAAAGACTAAAATCTCAAGTTCGTTTTGATATTCCGCCCAGAGGTGTTTCTGTCCTAAAATCCTGGGAAGATTTTCCTACAAATTCTGGTGAAACAATTCTTTTCAATCAGAACTTAAAAGAGCCCGGTACTAAATTGGATACTTCATTAGGAAATGAAACAAGAACAAGAGTTCTTTGTTTAAGATCAAAGGTTTCTTCTTCAGAAGAAGAATGGAATGGTTCCGTTAAAAATCGTTTGAAGGCGGAATATGAAGCCCGCTGA
- a CDS encoding class I SAM-dependent methyltransferase, whose amino-acid sequence MKPADHPSKEAWETHYTRPKAKLSYPDENLVRMISKFPSSSPSPKALDFGTGSGRHCALLKDFGYEVSAADYSENSIQSVKESYPWAKTFLLNSPPYPFADEEFDLIVSWGVLHYNSPNLAKSMLDDTFRILKKSGYLAASVRAEGDTHLKAEKGKIGTADLAGGATWFYSKEDLQNLLQKFSSFEIGYTERTPLGKLDERICHWIFLAKK is encoded by the coding sequence ATGAAGCCCGCTGATCATCCTTCCAAAGAAGCTTGGGAAACTCATTATACCAGACCTAAGGCCAAACTTTCTTATCCGGATGAAAACTTAGTTCGTATGATCTCTAAGTTTCCCTCTTCTTCCCCTTCTCCCAAAGCTTTGGATTTTGGTACTGGTTCAGGAAGACATTGTGCTCTTTTAAAAGATTTTGGTTACGAAGTTTCTGCCGCGGATTATAGCGAGAATTCTATCCAATCAGTTAAGGAATCTTATCCTTGGGCAAAAACTTTTCTTCTAAATTCTCCCCCTTATCCTTTTGCGGATGAAGAGTTTGATCTTATTGTAAGTTGGGGAGTTCTACATTATAATTCTCCAAATCTCGCAAAATCGATGTTAGATGATACCTTTCGTATTTTAAAAAAAAGTGGTTATCTGGCAGCTTCTGTAAGAGCAGAAGGTGATACTCATCTTAAGGCAGAAAAAGGTAAAATAGGAACCGCGGATCTTGCTGGCGGCGCCACTTGGTTTTATTCCAAAGAAGATTTGCAAAACCTTCTTCAAAAATTTTCTTCTTTTGAGATCGGTTATACGGAGAGAACTCCATTAGGAAAATTGGATGAGAGGATTTGTCATTGGATCTTTCTCGCCAAAAAATAA
- a CDS encoding class I SAM-dependent methyltransferase → MDLSRQKIIQEECPLGGDCDWEPLYRSEFGNFDLSIQTCKTCGFQAQFPRPEPESLYTEEYYTGNQEFTYRDERKTEKFDRYVWFARLKNISKFKSSGNFLDIGCSFGGFLECAKEKGFMPYGVEISPFSAKQAEARGFKIWQGQFLDADIPENFFDVITLIEVIEHLENPKEVFNKLTKVLKPDGLLLIQTANFDAWQAMEAGKNYHYYLPGHVYYYSAKILRKILARRGFERQITYLGVDFPLSAKLLKSRGSFSSWKDYLKWFRISFYHFKSKLSKKGIPLTSSMVHYAIKK, encoded by the coding sequence TTGGATCTTTCTCGCCAAAAAATAATCCAAGAAGAATGTCCTCTTGGCGGGGACTGCGACTGGGAACCTTTATACAGATCCGAATTCGGAAACTTCGATCTTTCTATCCAAACTTGTAAGACCTGCGGTTTCCAAGCCCAATTCCCAAGACCTGAACCTGAATCATTATATACGGAAGAATATTATACTGGTAACCAGGAATTCACTTATAGAGACGAAAGAAAGACTGAAAAATTTGATCGTTATGTTTGGTTTGCTCGTTTAAAAAATATTTCTAAATTCAAATCTTCCGGAAATTTCTTAGATATTGGCTGTTCCTTCGGTGGTTTTTTAGAATGCGCTAAAGAAAAAGGATTCATGCCTTATGGTGTGGAAATTTCTCCCTTCTCCGCCAAACAAGCAGAAGCGAGAGGTTTCAAAATTTGGCAGGGCCAATTCTTAGATGCAGATATTCCAGAAAACTTTTTCGATGTGATCACACTCATTGAAGTGATAGAACATCTAGAAAACCCAAAAGAAGTATTTAATAAACTCACCAAAGTTTTAAAACCTGACGGATTACTTCTCATTCAGACTGCAAATTTCGACGCCTGGCAGGCAATGGAAGCAGGTAAAAATTATCACTATTATTTGCCCGGCCATGTGTATTATTATTCTGCAAAAATCCTTCGGAAAATTCTTGCCAGAAGAGGATTCGAAAGACAGATTACTTACCTCGGAGTGGACTTCCCTCTTTCCGCCAAACTTTTAAAATCCAGGGGAAGTTTTTCAAGCTGGAAGGATTATTTAAAATGGTTTCGGATCTCTTTTTACCATTTTAAAAGTAAACTTTCCAAAAAAGGAATACCACTCACATCTTCTATGGTGCATTACGCGATTAAGAAATGA
- a CDS encoding YhjD/YihY/BrkB family envelope integrity protein: protein MNSHPNTKYSRFFDYIPDAGLGRKLNFTVRVLAASAYRFVKDECLIKASGISYTTIVSLIPMLVVALSLLTITSGLDNRKEEIFDKINAFFLVSNINLDINPYLDTLGELIDAARQIGAIGFILLVFSATTVLRSLENSFNSIWRIEEKRSVLQEFVFYFFVLSIGPLLLVIGDNLAKKVTDVFRPPHYLSMDKDLENHIWISGENGTLFRMDSGLKQDYYLDEKDIDLKNIRCLDSFGVRVDFCEKPDISKENFVRVSIKDGKVYALSEKGLFLSKPVDGSVWNAIYFDNSNFKDFEYINEGNFYLIFSNGEVLHFFAQGRSYKPVFTNVLKIRANRVYFPEPYLGYIVDEDGNVWKSEDGGYTWNATKITGHGLKDIHRIRPGEFFVTGERGSVFKTEDGGYSWKNLSHKRYTFTKVWSIENEESADIFLLDALGNILVSIDGGEHWNTFYIPAKGKVFASGLLDRSENGRFRLLNIGEYRKISLSEYKDVKYETIILQGGESVFSPYNILKFFFPLIGIWLFFLALFTLIPNTKVPIRASSWGAGFTSVIFLIFLYGFQVYITSFSETTMIVYKALASIPIFLIGVYSLSLIVLFGAEVTACVQYPERYYAPFQLIEEHHTSFSYEFRKLIGVLKAVYSVQKESKIAPRSGDLAIKSGLHAEEIPRLTKTLSAAGLLVETNEGGAWLPVVSGEDLTLGDFYRRIPEPLLKEDPSFHVYPDKVREKMDKAETSLQKDLDAISFRDLID, encoded by the coding sequence ATGAATTCTCATCCGAATACAAAGTACAGTAGATTTTTTGATTATATTCCGGACGCTGGTTTAGGACGAAAGCTGAACTTTACAGTCCGAGTGTTAGCAGCTTCGGCTTATCGTTTTGTCAAAGACGAATGCCTTATCAAGGCTTCCGGTATTTCTTATACCACAATCGTTTCCCTGATCCCAATGCTTGTTGTGGCTCTTTCACTTTTGACAATCACTTCCGGATTGGACAATCGTAAAGAAGAAATATTCGATAAAATTAATGCGTTTTTCTTAGTTAGCAATATCAATTTAGATATCAATCCTTACTTAGATACTCTAGGAGAATTGATTGATGCTGCCAGGCAGATCGGAGCGATCGGTTTTATCCTTTTAGTCTTTTCTGCAACTACCGTACTAAGATCTTTAGAAAACTCTTTTAACTCCATCTGGAGAATAGAAGAGAAAAGATCTGTTCTGCAAGAATTCGTATTTTACTTTTTTGTTCTTTCTATAGGACCTTTACTTCTTGTTATCGGAGACAATCTTGCCAAAAAAGTGACCGATGTATTTCGCCCTCCTCATTATCTGAGTATGGACAAAGATCTAGAAAATCATATTTGGATTTCAGGAGAGAATGGAACACTATTCCGAATGGATTCCGGCTTAAAACAGGATTATTATCTAGACGAGAAGGACATTGATCTCAAAAATATTCGATGCCTTGATTCTTTCGGGGTTCGTGTAGACTTTTGCGAAAAACCAGACATCTCCAAAGAAAATTTTGTTAGAGTTTCCATCAAGGACGGAAAAGTATATGCACTTTCCGAAAAAGGACTATTTCTTTCTAAACCAGTGGATGGCTCTGTATGGAATGCAATCTATTTCGATAATTCTAATTTTAAAGATTTTGAATATATTAACGAAGGTAATTTTTACCTAATATTCTCCAACGGAGAAGTCCTACACTTTTTTGCCCAAGGAAGAAGTTATAAACCAGTATTCACAAACGTTCTGAAAATCAGAGCAAATCGTGTTTATTTTCCGGAACCATATCTAGGATACATCGTAGATGAGGACGGAAATGTTTGGAAAAGTGAAGACGGTGGTTATACCTGGAACGCAACTAAGATCACTGGCCATGGTTTAAAAGATATTCATCGGATCAGACCGGGAGAATTTTTTGTAACAGGAGAAAGAGGTTCCGTTTTCAAAACAGAAGATGGTGGTTATTCCTGGAAAAACCTCAGTCATAAAAGATATACATTCACTAAAGTTTGGTCCATAGAAAACGAAGAATCGGCCGACATTTTCCTTTTGGATGCTCTTGGAAATATTTTAGTCTCCATAGATGGTGGAGAACATTGGAATACATTTTATATTCCTGCCAAAGGAAAAGTATTCGCTTCAGGCTTACTAGACAGAAGTGAAAACGGAAGATTCAGATTATTGAATATTGGAGAATATAGAAAGATCAGTCTTTCAGAATATAAGGATGTTAAGTACGAAACAATCATCCTGCAGGGGGGAGAGTCAGTATTCTCACCTTATAATATTCTAAAATTCTTCTTCCCATTGATAGGCATCTGGCTTTTCTTCTTAGCCTTATTCACTTTGATCCCTAATACAAAAGTCCCTATTAGAGCATCTTCCTGGGGAGCAGGCTTTACAAGTGTGATCTTTTTGATCTTCCTGTATGGATTCCAAGTTTATATTACCTCCTTCTCCGAAACCACAATGATAGTGTATAAGGCACTCGCTTCCATACCTATCTTCTTGATTGGAGTATATTCATTATCACTCATCGTTCTATTCGGTGCAGAAGTGACTGCATGTGTGCAATACCCAGAAAGATATTACGCGCCTTTCCAATTGATAGAAGAGCATCATACTTCTTTCAGTTATGAATTTAGAAAACTGATCGGAGTTTTGAAAGCAGTCTACTCTGTACAAAAAGAAAGTAAAATTGCTCCTCGCAGTGGAGACCTTGCAATCAAATCTGGCCTGCACGCAGAAGAGATCCCAAGATTAACTAAAACATTATCCGCAGCAGGATTACTTGTAGAAACAAATGAAGGTGGAGCCTGGCTGCCTGTGGTCTCTGGAGAAGATTTAACTCTCGGAGATTTTTACCGCAGGATACCAGAACCGCTCCTAAAAGAAGATCCGTCTTTCCATGTATATCCTGATAAGGTCAGAGAAAAAATGGATAAGGCAGAAACTTCTCTCCAGAAAGATTTGGATGCGATCAGTTTTAGAGATCTGATCGATTGA
- a CDS encoding sensor histidine kinase, with the protein MNVISSMSLVTFLLYAISLTLLIKSIMKNRVKFGPGIFAAAALSTGFFVCVSNFLEHSGISDILDDYEGFARDLFVMFLLIFLYVDSMHREQAKREKDQKRIQNELREKAFLLTEIHHRVNNNLQIVSSLLSMQRANKEDENISEALRIAQNRIQSIAKIHQIIYDSNNLLQIGADSILDPVIQNLENTYKNTSGKISVNIEIDKNIKLDPDTAMPLGLILNELVTNSLKHAFCEGENGEISVRLEQDDKNLILLVSDSGKGIEDAANQTEGIGMKLVESLVLQVRGSVRVDSKDGMRVRIAVPKEGRPNIVFSLP; encoded by the coding sequence ATGAATGTTATATCTTCCATGAGCCTCGTGACTTTTCTATTATATGCGATCTCTTTAACTCTATTGATCAAAAGTATAATGAAAAATCGTGTAAAGTTTGGGCCTGGGATATTTGCTGCAGCTGCTCTTTCTACCGGATTTTTTGTATGTGTTTCCAATTTTTTAGAACATTCAGGCATCAGTGATATTTTGGATGATTATGAGGGATTTGCTCGAGATCTTTTTGTGATGTTTCTTCTCATCTTTTTATATGTGGATTCCATGCATAGAGAACAGGCGAAAAGAGAGAAGGACCAAAAAAGAATACAAAATGAGCTGAGGGAAAAAGCATTCTTACTTACTGAGATCCATCACAGGGTGAATAATAATCTACAGATAGTTTCGAGTCTTCTTTCTATGCAAAGAGCGAATAAGGAAGATGAAAATATTTCGGAAGCTCTGAGGATCGCACAAAATAGGATCCAATCTATTGCTAAGATCCATCAGATTATTTATGATTCTAATAATCTTTTGCAGATAGGTGCCGATTCAATTTTAGATCCTGTGATCCAAAATTTGGAAAATACTTATAAGAATACCTCTGGAAAAATATCAGTTAATATTGAAATAGATAAAAATATCAAATTGGATCCGGATACTGCAATGCCCTTAGGATTAATCCTAAATGAGCTAGTTACAAATTCCTTAAAACATGCATTTTGTGAAGGAGAAAATGGTGAAATTTCAGTTCGATTGGAACAGGATGATAAAAATCTAATATTACTAGTTTCAGATTCCGGAAAAGGAATAGAAGATGCAGCTAATCAGACAGAAGGGATCGGAATGAAATTGGTCGAAAGTTTGGTGCTGCAGGTTAGGGGAAGTGTTCGTGTAGATTCCAAAGATGGGATGCGAGTAAGGATCGCGGTTCCCAAGGAAGGAAGACCTAACATAGTATTTTCTCTTCCTTGA
- a CDS encoding fumarylacetoacetate hydrolase family protein: MAKNYIRFQKNKQIDWAKVTEGKVYPLGLGDLDTRKFLEFARTDSTNPGSKSYNLSDIILLSPISSPCQIICQGANYRQHLIESGLDPDDKSYNLFFTKSDASLTSPLGEVIRPKHVKLLDYEIELGLVFGKSIESYTEVNSKNISEYVAAIFMANDVSARDIQLPQLQWYKGKSYRTFLPAGPVLAVLEPGDFEILNSLELTLLVNDRVRQHDTISNLVFKPEETITELSSFCNISPGDVLLTGTPSGCALRAPGKILQKIAGLLSERKKWELFVKGQSKRSQYLQPGDMIHSTIRTADRRIDLGDQFLKVVQGS; the protein is encoded by the coding sequence ATGGCAAAAAATTATATACGTTTTCAAAAAAATAAACAGATAGATTGGGCAAAAGTTACAGAGGGTAAGGTATATCCTCTCGGGTTAGGGGACTTAGATACCCGCAAATTTTTGGAATTCGCTAGGACGGACAGCACTAATCCTGGATCCAAGAGTTATAATCTTTCGGATATAATATTACTTTCTCCGATTTCTTCGCCTTGTCAGATCATTTGCCAAGGTGCGAATTATAGACAACATTTGATAGAATCTGGGCTTGATCCAGATGATAAGAGTTATAATCTATTTTTCACTAAATCAGATGCATCTTTAACTTCTCCCCTAGGAGAGGTGATCCGGCCTAAACATGTTAAACTTCTGGATTATGAGATCGAGCTAGGCCTTGTTTTTGGAAAATCAATCGAATCTTATACAGAAGTAAATTCTAAAAATATATCAGAATATGTTGCTGCTATCTTTATGGCGAACGATGTATCCGCAAGAGATATACAACTTCCTCAATTGCAGTGGTATAAAGGAAAATCTTATCGTACTTTTTTGCCAGCAGGGCCAGTCTTAGCAGTTTTGGAGCCGGGAGATTTTGAAATATTGAATAGTTTGGAATTAACTTTGCTTGTGAACGATAGAGTCAGACAGCATGATACTATTTCTAATCTAGTATTTAAACCGGAGGAGACTATTACTGAATTATCTAGTTTTTGTAATATATCTCCTGGTGACGTTTTGTTGACAGGTACTCCTTCTGGATGTGCTCTTAGAGCTCCGGGAAAGATATTACAAAAGATCGCTGGCCTTCTTTCCGAAAGAAAAAAATGGGAGCTGTTCGTAAAAGGGCAAAGTAAAAGATCTCAGTATTTACAACCTGGGGATATGATCCATTCTACTATTCGAACTGCGGATCGTAGGATTGATCTAGGAGACCAATTTTTAAAGGTGGTCCAAGGATCGTAA
- a CDS encoding VOC family protein has protein sequence MNKLPSECPRRSKYPISKARDIAYVRLGRKNLELAGEYYKDFGLSLFELSKDRILFHGFSSNLPCWSLEKADRDFLLGFGFYISSAEEFERLKQMDGAEVWPQGRFGRDHFPAVTIKDPSGLPVDVVLLPSSLEEKKKDGRSKNWNSDGKILRKNTPQPYDIGPAKVNRLGHAVFLKQEFLKNAQWYCDVFGMIPSDIQILPGSKEPVIAFLRCDLGEKLTDHHTIVIASGIDDRLEHCAFELEDLDEVAKGREWLLKRGWKSAWGIGRHILGSQIFDYQRDPSGMLVEHYTDGDKFDDTVPVGFHPISRESLYQWGQDMPEDFLDTELSLDKLIQLIKGIFSGRKIELRKLIELKKVAELSPRSWIKY, from the coding sequence ATGAATAAATTACCTTCCGAATGTCCTAGGAGATCGAAGTATCCTATCAGTAAGGCGAGAGATATCGCTTATGTTCGATTAGGAAGAAAAAATCTGGAATTGGCTGGCGAATACTATAAGGATTTTGGGCTTTCTCTTTTTGAATTGTCTAAGGACAGGATTTTGTTTCATGGCTTTAGCTCCAATCTTCCCTGTTGGTCTTTGGAAAAGGCCGACAGGGACTTTTTACTCGGATTCGGATTCTATATATCTTCTGCTGAAGAATTTGAAAGGTTAAAACAGATGGATGGAGCCGAGGTCTGGCCTCAAGGAAGATTCGGAAGGGATCATTTTCCAGCGGTAACGATTAAAGATCCTTCTGGTCTTCCAGTAGATGTAGTATTACTCCCTTCTTCCTTGGAAGAAAAAAAGAAGGATGGAAGGTCTAAAAATTGGAATAGTGATGGAAAGATCTTACGCAAAAATACGCCCCAACCATATGATATAGGACCAGCTAAAGTAAATCGCTTAGGACATGCAGTTTTCTTAAAACAGGAGTTCTTAAAGAATGCACAGTGGTATTGTGATGTATTTGGAATGATCCCATCCGATATACAAATACTTCCAGGATCCAAGGAACCTGTGATCGCTTTTTTAAGATGTGATTTGGGAGAAAAACTCACAGATCATCATACTATAGTAATTGCCTCTGGAATAGACGATAGATTGGAACATTGTGCTTTCGAATTGGAAGATTTGGATGAGGTTGCTAAGGGAAGGGAATGGCTTTTGAAAAGAGGATGGAAGTCTGCTTGGGGAATTGGAAGGCATATTTTAGGAAGCCAGATATTCGATTATCAGAGAGATCCAAGCGGGATGCTCGTGGAACATTATACTGATGGAGATAAATTTGATGATACTGTTCCCGTAGGCTTTCATCCTATCAGTAGAGAGAGTCTGTACCAATGGGGACAAGATATGCCTGAGGATTTTTTAGATACGGAACTTTCTTTAGATAAATTGATCCAGCTTATAAAAGGGATATTTTCAGGAAGGAAAATTGAGCTACGAAAGCTGATTGAATTAAAGAAGGTAGCGGAACTATCTCCCAGAAGTTGGATCAAATATTGA